TGAGGTCGAGTCCGTCGCGGGTGTCGCCCTGCGCGCGGGCCTGCTCCAGCAGCGTGTTCACCGCGGAGATCCAGCCGGAGAAGGCGCGGCGCGGCTCGGGCTCGTCGAACTCGGACTCGAAGACCAGGCGGACCGCGGCCCGGATGACCGGATCGCCGACGAGCTGGCTGCCGAACTGGAAGGACAGGTCCACCAGCGCCTGGAGCGCGCGGCCGTCACTGGTCAGCAGCAGGCTGTCCACCGAGGGCGGCCAGCCCCGGTAGTGCTCCTCGATGACGGCCAGCGCCAGCGCGTCCTTGGACGGGAAGTGGAAGTAGAGGGCGCCCTTGGTCAC
The window above is part of the Allokutzneria albata genome. Proteins encoded here:
- a CDS encoding ScbR family autoregulator-binding transcription factor, whose amino-acid sequence is MRKKERAELTRAKLIKAAATTFDDKGFRGTSLQDVCEAAGVTKGALYFHFPSKDALALAVIEEHYRGWPPSVDSLLLTSDGRALQALVDLSFQFGSQLVGDPVIRAAVRLVFESEFDEPEPRRAFSGWISAVNTLLEQARAQGDTRDGLDLTATAELLVGVFTGSQLVAQSLTGRKDMIERIRHLWVCFLPGVRPDGAPADLRLEPLALERPRVASPSL